Below is a genomic region from Miscanthus floridulus cultivar M001 chromosome 1, ASM1932011v1, whole genome shotgun sequence.
CCATTCCATCTAGAACTGTTACATGCACCCGTTCCTAAGTAAACGAAGGAGCCCTTAATACAGTGACACATCGGCAAATCAGATAACTAGCCTTACAAAGGGTTGTAGGTGGGACATTGTGTCACTCTTTTATTACTACCTCTAGTCGGTATTACATGTCGTTCATGCATACAGATGTCAGGACATGTAATGCCGAACAGAGAGAGtaataatattttaataaaagagGCGGAGTCCATAAGCAAAAATCTATGTTGTGATAGCGTAGCGAAGATTATTTTTTGTCctctttagcaaaatttaaaGTATTTAGGATTTAGGATTTCATCGAAGAACAAAAGTCCTGACCTTAAAATATTTAGGACATGTAATGCTGTTTACGTTCCAAAAGTCCTGACCATCTTAAATGATTTTCCTCAAACTCCTGTTTAAGTAAAATATAGCAGAGCTCTTGCCCTTTCATTCAGAAAGCAGAAAAAATAGAGCTATGTAAATATGCATTCGTTAAGTACTACTCTAGGAGTATTTACCAACCTGTACTGCATACGGAATCTGTGTGTTGTATTAACATGAACTCGAAATATACAGTAAAATAGTACATACATTTGTCAGCATGAGCTTCCCCACCATGCATACTAATAATAATCTGTACAAATTTACAACATGATCTATATATATACAAAATTAAGACGGTGAATTGCACTTGCACAGTATAAATTAAAAGTTCGAAGAGAGAGCCATCCATGCATGCATTGTTATGCTTCTTCCCCTCTGCAAGATCGAACTGTCCTACCATTGTTAGTAGCTCCTCAGGTGGAGGTGGTGCATGCTCACGTCACGGCTCACCAATCACCACTCGTCGATCACCGGCGACGAGTAACGGTAGAGGTCGTAGGGCGCCCAGAGGTAGTCGACGGAGCACGGCCGCCGGGCGTCGAGCCGGAGCCAGGGCTTACCCTTGCCGCTCCAGTGAAGGAGGCTGATAGGGCCCGGGTGGAGACCCCGGCAGCGGCCCTCGACGTTGTCGCCGCCGAGCCCGTGCTGGTTCCACCGGTGGTCCACCGCCCGGATGTGGCCCGCGAAGACGAGCAGGAACGGCGGCAGCGAGCCGAGGTGGTAGATCCGGCGGCGCTTCTGCACGGCCATCCACTCCTCCACCCGGCGCGTGTACCCGCCGGCGCGCCACTTGTCGACGTCCATGACCATGACGCCCGTGTTGAAGTAGCAGGGCCGGCGGCCGTGGAAGGTGCCGTTGAGCGCCGGGTGCGACCAGAAGGCGTCCGTGAAGTAGTTGCTGAAGTTGGCGTGGCAGTACTCGGGCGCCGCCACCACGTGGCCCGCGAGGTCGACGGACGCCAGCGTCCGGACGTCGTCCACCACGATCACGTCGGAGTCGAGGTACGTGACGCGGCGCACGTCGGGCGGGAGCGTGTCGGCGAGGTAGACGCGCGCGTAGTTGAGCGGCTGGTCCAGCTCCTGCCGCACCGACCGGGAGATGCGGTCGCGGACGCGCGACGGGTCGAAGCGGTACACCCGGAGGTCGAGGAACGGGAACGAGGCGCGCAGCGCTGCGGCGAGGCCGTggtcgtcggcgtcggcggccaGGAAGTGGAACGCCACGCTCTCGGGGCACGCCGTGTGCTGCAGGATGGACAGCACCGCGGCCATGGTGCCGCGGAGGTAGTTGGCGTCCAGCGTCATGGCGATGTCCACCCGGCCGTCGCCGTCCGCCGTGCCGCACTCGGGGCCGTTCCGGAACGCGGGCGCCTCCCTGAACATGAGGACGGAGGAAGGCTGCCGGATCATCATGGTGCCAACGCGGGCGCCGGTGACCGCGTGACTGTCGCTCAGGATAACAACAACAAAGATGGCGATAACTACTACTATGGCACAATTTGAAGGCATTGTATTGTATGGCGCCGCCGGAGAGGGGGCACGCAAGGACCGAAAGGCGGCCGGCCGACTGGGGCTGCCGGCGACGCAGGTGGCAGTGGCGAATGAACACGTAGCGGGGTAGGTGGTGGCCGCCCTGGTCCTCGGAGATGGTGCGTGAAGGGTTTAGGAGGCGAGGGGGGCCACCATGGGAATGGTGGGGAAAGGAGGCAAAGGAGCGGAAGGCCAAGGGCTACATAAAGGCCGCAGCAATGGAGGGGCGGAGGGCCAGGAGACAAGCTAGGAGTGGAAGGGAAGATGCATGGTGGCTAACGCCTGCTTGCCGGCTTTGGGTGCTGCCTATACTTGGAGACAAGCTGGGATCATTCCGTTGCCTATTCATGGATATGGCTATTGCATGCATGGAGCGCCAGAAAATTATCCAGCAGATGCATGTGGAATCAGCTAGCGGCTGCTGAAATTAAGCAGCAACATATTCTTTCTTTTCTGAAACAAGGGTAGCAAAGGAACCAAGGGAAATGAACAAACTATCTATAATAAACTCTTGTCTGTTACTGTCCAGTGGAAATCCTGCAACTTTGCTGCACGGTCGCAAATTCGATACAACCGCATCTAGAAAATATATTAGTACAAATCCACAGACAAAAAAAACTGCACTTCTCGTGTATTCAGGAGTGCAGGGTAAAATTTCACTCGGTATTGATGTAATATTACATCTAGTAAAACAAGTTCAAAAGTGGAAATGGACATTAAATTAAGGGGACCCCTCCTCCGGCATACTCAACCTCCTGAAATATGAaacaaaagaaagagaaagaaaccaATTTAGGCAACCAATATAAGCTGGGTCATGGATTACATTCGGCTCACATATTAAAGTTTGGGTTTAGTCATCATGGCAAGATTATCACATTTAATTTCATTAAGCAAGCATGCACTCTAACAAAATGTTTCACTGGCAATACAACTATACAAGTAGTCAGATCAGCTAAATCAGTTCCATACTACAACCAGCAATCACGTATGATTCTGGCAAAGTTTCGTTTTAATTGTGCAGAAAAGAAACAGTCTCACAATGTTTTCAAACAAATATTCTCTAGGACAACTTCACataaaaatggagtaggagttttgattgataagagcctcaaggatggtgtggtggaggtgagaagaCAAGGGGATgggatcatcttagttaaacttgtcattagtgatatggtcttaaacgtaattagtgcgtatgcctccaagtaggccatgatgagagtaCTAAGCGGCTtttctaggaagacttagatcgcttgattagagctgtccctagtagcgagaagctctttataggaggtgatcttaatggccatgtagatacatcaagtgcaggtttcgaggcggtacatgggggtttcggatatgacagtaggaaccaggagggagaggaagtcttagacttcgccatagcttttgatctgatgatagctaacactttcttccgtaagagacaatcccatttagtgacctttagtagcggtcagtactctagtcaaatcgactttgtccttataagaaggagggataaacgagcatatgtggactgtaaggtgatacctg
It encodes:
- the LOC136543567 gene encoding probable galacturonosyltransferase-like 4 produces the protein MPSNCAIVVVIAIFVVVILSDSHAVTGARVGTMMIRQPSSVLMFREAPAFRNGPECGTADGDGRVDIAMTLDANYLRGTMAAVLSILQHTACPESVAFHFLAADADDHGLAAALRASFPFLDLRVYRFDPSRVRDRISRSVRQELDQPLNYARVYLADTLPPDVRRVTYLDSDVIVVDDVRTLASVDLAGHVVAAPEYCHANFSNYFTDAFWSHPALNGTFHGRRPCYFNTGVMVMDVDKWRAGGYTRRVEEWMAVQKRRRIYHLGSLPPFLLVFAGHIRAVDHRWNQHGLGGDNVEGRCRGLHPGPISLLHWSGKGKPWLRLDARRPCSVDYLWAPYDLYRYSSPVIDEW